In Silene latifolia isolate original U9 population chromosome 3, ASM4854445v1, whole genome shotgun sequence, a single window of DNA contains:
- the LOC141646597 gene encoding large ribosomal subunit protein uL2-like — protein sequence MGRVIRAQRKGAGSVFKSHTHHRKGPAKFRTLDLGERKGYLKGVVTDIIHDPGRGAPLARITFRDPIRYKLQKELFVAAEGMYTGQYLYCGKNAKLSVGNVLPVGQAPEGTVICNVESRIGDRGVLARASGDYAVIIGHNPDNATTRIKLPSGAKKVISSGCRAMIGQIAGGGRTEKPLLKAGRAYHKFRVKRNCWPKVRGVAMNPVDHPHGGGNHQHPGHSTTISRHAVPGQKVGQIGAKQTGRGGKKKFFKTAVY from the exons ATGGGACGCGTTATCAGGGCTCAACGTAAGGGAGCTGGCTCCGTATTCAAGTCCCACACGCACCACAGAAAGGGTCCTGCCAAGTTCCGAACATTGGATTTGGGCGAAAGGAAAGGCTACCTAAAAGGAGTGGTGACTGATATCATTCACGATCCCGGGAGGGGAGCCCCACTTGCTCGTATCACGTTTCGTGATCCGATTAGGTACAAGCTCCAAAAGGAACTTTTTGTGGCTGCTGAAGGTATGTATACGGGTCAGTATCTTTATTGTGGTAAGAATGCAAAATTGTCTGTTGGGAATGTGTTGCCCGTCGGACAGGCCCCTGAAGGTACCGTGATTTGTAATGTTGAGAGTCGTATTGGTGACCGAGGTGTCTTGGCTAGGGCTTCTGGTGACTATGCTGTTATTATTGGTCATAATCCTGATAATGCTACTACTAG GATAAAGCTACCATCAGGAGCAAAGAAGGTGATATCAAGCGGGTGTCGAGCAATGATAGGACAGATAGCCGGAGGAGGGAGAACAGAGAAGCCGCTACTAAAGGCAGGAAGAGCATACCACAAGTTTAGAGTTAAGAGGAACTGTTGGCCTAAGGTTCGCGGTGTGGCCATGAACCCTGTTGACCATCCTCATGGTGGTGGTAACCACCAACATCCCGGTCACAGTACCACCATTAGTAGGCATGCTGTTCCCGGTCAAAAGGTTGGTCAGATTGGTGCTAAGCAAACTGGTAGGGGTGGCAAAAAGAAATTCTTCAAGACCGCTGTTTATTAG
- the LOC141645804 gene encoding F-box protein At3g07870-like, which produces MEFNNLPKDIIFDIFSRIPLKPLYKLRIVCKKWQFLLDLSSEFKQFYHQIHKISPILLFKQQNNENPTTQLSSYYIDGTQTHQFSTNFPQKLTSILSCNGILCLISESQALLYDPIIKRYSNLPNSSHFSSTFSWAFGFSSFRNEFRLIHFYTIEKFDNFHYCLAKEVMCEIISYPSSHLGLVFENDWKFLGKCPFNVLGRKDYAFVDGKFYWLIGEKKFNPDCIKIMSFNLEIEIFGIVCFPRSYSNRSVECLDLVEIKGKLCLTDRLPWDSSMNVWMMMKEEEGFSNYWEMKYKIDLMGVLHHDVRILGYLSDKVNDCENDGEILMKIGEESFGLYELGSQLFKELGDGIDNIHGWNLQLMIDRKVLL; this is translated from the coding sequence ATGGAATTCAATAATCTACCAAAAGATATAATCTTTGACATATTTTCAAGAATTCCATTAAAACCCCTTTACAAATTACGAATTGTTTGTAAAAAATGGCAATTTCTTCTTGATTTATCCTCAGAATTTAAACAATTTTATCATCAAATTCACAAAATTagtccaattttgttgtttaaacAACAAAACAATGAAAACCCAACTACCCAATTATCTTCTTACTACATTGATGGCACTCAAACTCATCAATTTTCCACAAATTTCCCACAAAAATTAACTTCAATCCTTTCTTGCAATGGCATTCTTTGTTTAATCTCAGAATCGCAAGCTTTACTCTATGACCCAATTATCAAAAGATACTCAAACCTTCCAAATTCATCACATTTCAGCTCAACTTTCAGTTGGGCTTTCGGGTTTTCGTCGTTTCGAAACGAATTCAGACTAATTCATTTCTATACTATTGAAAAGTTtgataattttcattattgtcttgCTAAGGAAGTAATGTGTGAGATTATTAGTTACCCAAGTTCACATCTTGGATTAGTTTTTGAAAATGATTGGAAATTTCTTGGGAAATGTCCATTTAATGTATTGGGTAGGAAAGATTATGCTTTTGTTGATGGGAAATTTTATTGGTTAATTGGGGAAAAAAAGTTTAATCCAGATTGTATAAAAATTATGTCTTTTAATTTAGAAATTGAGATTTTTGGGATTGTTTGTTTTCCTAGAAGTTACTCAAATAGATCAGTTGAATGCTTAGATTTAGTTGAAATTAAGGGTAAATTGTGTTTAACTGATAGATTACCATGGGATTCAAGTATGAATGTTTGGATGATGATGAAAGAAGAAGAGGGTTTTTCAAATTATTgggaaatgaaatataaaattgaTCTTATGGGTGTTCTTCATCATGATGTTAGGATTTTAGGTTATTTGAGTGATAAGGTTAATGATTGTGAAAATGATGGTGAAATTTTGATGAAAATTGGGGAAGAAAGTTTTGGGTTGTATGAACTTGGAAGTCAATTGTTTAAGGAATTGGGTGATGGGATTGATAACATTCATGGATGGAATTTGCAGTTGATGATTGACAGGAAGGTTCTGTTATAA